The following DNA comes from Teredinibacter haidensis.
TGGCGGAGCGGAAAGCACAAGCCAACCCAGAAGCGTCCTATGTCGCTCAACTACACTACAAAGGGCTGAATAAAATTCTGGAAAAGGTCGGAGAGGAATGTACAGAAACCCTGATCGCCGCAAAAGATGTTGCCACCGATGGCACAACCGATAAACTGGTTTACGAAACTGCCGATTTATGGTTTCACTCCATGGTTATGCTCTCTCACCTCGGTGTCGGCTCATCCGATGTACTTAAAGAACTGGCCCGTCGTTTCGATCTCTCCGGGCTAGAAGAAAAAGCCAGCAGAGCTGGTTAACCCATTCATTAAACGATAAACACAGGTAACCTGTTATGGGCTTAGGTGGCATTAGCATTTGGCAACTTCTGATTGTTCTTGTAATTGTACTTTTACTGTTTGGCACCAAGCGGCTGCGCGGTCTTGGTGGCGACTTGGGTGGCGCTATCAAAGGCTTTAAAAAGGCCGTCAGCGACGACGACAAACAGGATGCGGATGCGGATGCGGATGCGGATGCGGATGCGAAAAAAGTAGAAACGAACGATTCCACTGTCAACGAAACCAAAACCAGAGAAAAACCCGAGAAAACTGAGAAGACCGAGAGCAAATAGAGTAGCGGCTTGTCAAAACGAGCCTAATGCACAGAGTTAATAGATATGTTCGATATGGGTTTTCTGGAAATCATGGTGATCGTCGTTATTGGGCTGGTGGTAATAGGCCCGGAGCGCCTGCCCGGTGCCATAAAAACTTGTGCCATCTGGATAAGTGTCGTACGCCGCAATATTACCGCTGCCCGCACAGAATTTGAAAAGCAGATTGGGGCCGATGATATTCGCCGCGAAATTCATAACGAGCAGGTATTGTCCTCGTTGCGAGCGGCCAAGGCAAAAAAAGACGAGCTGCAACAACAAATCCTTGGCGACCAACAAGCTCAGTCACCAGCAACAGGGGACGCTGGCGCTACCGTAGAGCATTCTGAAGGCGAAACCGCACCAACAACGGGGGAAGCTGGCGCAATGGCAGAGAGCTCCCAAGACGACACCGAACCAAGAGCGGATAAAAAAACCTCGAATATATGAGTTTATCAAAAGAAGAAACACTTCAAGAGCAACCGATGGTGCAGCATTTAATCGAGCTGCGCTCCCGTCTGATACGTTGCTTCCTGGCCATATTTATTGTGTTTCTGGCGCTGTTCAGCTTTGCCAATAATATTTATGAGTTTGTCGCCCAACCGCTACAAGAGCTACTGCCGGAAAATAGCCATATGATTGCCACAGAAGTGGCATCACCCTTTTTAACCCCATTTAAACTTACCCTTTTCGCCGCATTTTTCATCAGTATTCCGTTTGTTTTTTATCAGATTTGGGCATTTATAGCCCCCGCACTCTATAAAAACGAAAGGAAGTTGGCGCTACCACTACTTACCTCCAGCATTATACTTTTTTATGCGGGAATGGCGTTCGCCTACTATGTCGTTTTTCCACTCGTATTCGGTTTCTTTACTGTTATCGGCCCAGAAAGCGTTGCCGTAATGACGGATATCAGCAAATATCAGGCCTTTGTAATAAAACTGTTTTTCGCTTTTGGCGCTGCATTTGAAATTCCCGTCGCCACGATATTACTGATAACATCAGGGATACTGTCCCC
Coding sequences within:
- the tatB gene encoding Sec-independent protein translocase protein TatB, with product MFDMGFLEIMVIVVIGLVVIGPERLPGAIKTCAIWISVVRRNITAARTEFEKQIGADDIRREIHNEQVLSSLRAAKAKKDELQQQILGDQQAQSPATGDAGATVEHSEGETAPTTGEAGAMAESSQDDTEPRADKKTSNI
- a CDS encoding phosphoribosyl-ATP diphosphatase, which translates into the protein MSDVLAALDNVLAERKAQANPEASYVAQLHYKGLNKILEKVGEECTETLIAAKDVATDGTTDKLVYETADLWFHSMVMLSHLGVGSSDVLKELARRFDLSGLEEKASRAG
- the tatC gene encoding twin-arginine translocase subunit TatC, translated to MSLSKEETLQEQPMVQHLIELRSRLIRCFLAIFIVFLALFSFANNIYEFVAQPLQELLPENSHMIATEVASPFLTPFKLTLFAAFFISIPFVFYQIWAFIAPALYKNERKLALPLLTSSIILFYAGMAFAYYVVFPLVFGFFTVIGPESVAVMTDISKYQAFVIKLFFAFGAAFEIPVATILLITSGILSPAQLANKRPYVVVGCFVIGMLLTPPDIISQALLAFPMWCLFELGIFFGRFFTPEKNTDSSAES
- the tatA gene encoding twin-arginine translocase TatA/TatE family subunit: MGLGGISIWQLLIVLVIVLLLFGTKRLRGLGGDLGGAIKGFKKAVSDDDKQDADADADADADAKKVETNDSTVNETKTREKPEKTEKTESK